The following nucleotide sequence is from Bacillus alveayuensis.
GGAAAAGGTTGTTAAAATTGAAACGGAAACCATTACGCTAGGTCAATTTTTAAAGCTTGCCGATGTGATACAAACGGGTGGAATGGCAAAGTGGTTTTTACGAGAACATGAGGTATATGTCAATGACGAGCCAGAAAATCGCCGTGGTCGTAAATTAAAAGATGGTGATGTTGTCATAATTCCTGGTATGGCAACTCTTGTTGTCAAACGATAAAGTTGGTGAACGCATTGTTTATCAAAGAATTAAAGCTGAAAAATTACCGTAATTATAATCATTTAGAAGCGGTTTTTGAAAACAAAGTAAATGTCATCATTGGAGAAAATGCCCAAGGGAAAACAAATGTCATGGAAGCGATTTATGTTCTTGCCATGGCCAAATCGCATCGAACGTCAAATGATAAAGAGCTTATCCGATGGGATGAAGAGTATGCTAAAATAGAAGGTAGAGTGGAAAAAAATAATCGTACGGTCAATTTGCAGTTAATCGTTTCGAAAAAAGGAAAAAAGGCGAAACTAAACCACATTGAACAACAAAAGTTGAGCCATTATGTTGGCCACATGAATATTATCATGTTTGCACCAGAGGATTTAAATTTAGTCAAGGGAAGCCCACAAGTCCGCAGGCGCTTTATTGATATGGAAATAGGCCAGGTTTCACCTATTTATTTACATGAACTGAGTAAATATCAAAAAATTATGCAACAACGTAACCATTATTTAAAGCAAATGCAAATGAAAAAACAAGTGAATCATCATATGCTGGACGTTTTAACTTCACAATTAAGTGAAGCGGCTGCCAAAATTGTGTTAAAACGCCTTGAATTTATAAATCAATTAGAAAAATGGGCTAAGCCTATTCATTCAGGAATTAGCAGAGGATTAGAAGAGCTAAAAATTAAGTATAAACCGTCAGTTGACGTATCAGATAGCCAAGAGTTGTCGAAAATAATAGAAGTATACTATGAGAAGTTTGCTAAAATAAAAGAGAAAGAAATGGAACGAGGAACAACGTTAGTTGGCCCTCATCGAGATGATTTAATTTTCTACGTTAATAACCGTGATGTTCAAACTTACGGTTCACAAGGACAGCAACGTACAACAGCGTTATCCATAAAATTAGCTGAAATCGATCTTATTCATGAAGAAATTGGAGAATATCCAATTTTATTGTTAGATGATGTTTTATCTGAATTGGATGATTATCGGCAATCTCATTTATTAAATACAATTCAAGGCAAGGTTCAAACATTTGTAACAACGACAAGTGTTGATGGAATAGATCATAAAACGTTAAACGAGGCTGCTCTTTTTTGCGTTCGAGCTGGACAGTTTGGCTAACAATGAGGTGGTTTGTTGTATATTCATATTGGTGTCAATCATGTGGTTCTTTCACGAGAAATCGTGATGATATTTGATTATAAAGGTACTTCATCCCCGATTATGGAGGAGTATTTAAAAAAGAATAAAAGTAAAATTGTTCAGCTGGCCAATGGTGAAACAAAGTCGATCATCATTACCGACCATACAATCTTTTTTTCACCGTTAGCTTCCAGCACATTAAAAAAACGAGCACAATATCTTTATTTATAGTTTTAATGAAAAATAATCAGCAAGCTTTGAAATTTATTGTTTAAAAGTGTAGGTGATCATAGTGGCGATGGAACAAAAACGTATTGAACAAACAACGTATGATGAAAACCAAATACAAGTGCTTGAAGGTCTGGAAGCTGTCAGAAAAAGGCCGGGAATGTATATCGGTTCCACATCTGCCAAGGGTCTTCATCATTTAGTATGGGAAATCGTGGATAATAGTATTGATGAAGCTCTTGCCGGATATTGTACGGAAATTAACGTAACGATTGAAGAAGATAACAGTATTACCGTAAAAGATAATGGACGCGGTATTCCAGTTGGTATTCATGAGAAAATGGGCCGCCCTGCTGTAGAAGTCATTATGACGGTCTTGCATGCAGGCGGTAAGTTTGGTGGCGGGGGCTACAAGGTTTCTGGGGGATTACACGGGGTCGGAGCCTCTGTTGTGAATGCCCTATCCACTGAATTAGAAGTAACCGTTCATCGTGACGGAAAAATTCATTATCAGAAATATAGACGAGGCGTGCCTTGCGATGATTTGAAAGTGATTGGTGAGTCGGAAACAACTGGTACTATTGTTCATTTTAAACCAGATCCAGAGATCTTCCAAGAGACAACCGTTTTTGATTATGACACATTAGCTAATCGCCTACGAGAACTAGCATTTTTAAATCGAGGTATTAAAATTACCATAGAAGATAAACGGGAAAAAGATAGACGTAAAAACGAATACTATTATGAGGGTGGAATTAAATCCTATGTACAGCATTTAAATCGGACGAAGGAAGTCCTTCATGATGAACCCGTTTATATCGAAGGCGAAAAAGAGGGTCTAACAGTGGAAATTGCTCTTCAATATAACGAAGGGTATACTAGTAATATTTACTCTTTTGCCAATAATATTCACACGTATGAGGGCGGTACTCATGAATCAGGTTTTAAAACAGCTCTTACACGTGTGATTAATGATTATGCAAGAAAGAATGGAATATTCAAAGAAAATGAACAAAACTTAACTGGTGAAGATGTCCGTGAAGGATTGACTGCAATTATTTCTATTAAACATCCAGACCCTCAATTTGAAGGACAAACAAAAACAAAGCTGGGAAACTCTGAAGCCCGTCAAATTACAGACTCTATTTTTTCTGAAGGCTTTGAAACCTTTTTACTTGAAAACCCTCAGGAAGCGAAAAAGATTGTTGAGAAAGGGCTAATGGCAGCAAGGGCTCGTTTAGCAGCTAAAAAAGCCCGTGAATTAACACGAAGAAAAAGTGCATTGGAAGTCTCAAATCTCCCAGGTAAATTAGCGGATTGTTCTTCTAAGGATCCTTCTATTTCCGAGCTTTATGTAGTAGAGGGGGATTCTGCAGGAGGTTCAGCAA
It contains:
- a CDS encoding S4 domain protein YaaA (product_source=TIGR02988; cath_funfam=3.10.290.10; cog=COG2501; pfam=PF13275; superfamily=55174; tigrfam=TIGR02988); its protein translation is MEKVVKIETETITLGQFLKLADVIQTGGMAKWFLREHEVYVNDEPENRRGRKLKDGDVVIIPGMATLVVKR
- a CDS encoding DNA gyrase subunit B (product_source=KO:K02470; cath_funfam=3.30.230.10,3.30.565.10,3.40.50.670; cog=COG0187; ko=KO:K02470; pfam=PF00204,PF00986,PF01751,PF02518; smart=SM00433; superfamily=110455,54211,55874; tigrfam=TIGR01059); protein product: MEQKRIEQTTYDENQIQVLEGLEAVRKRPGMYIGSTSAKGLHHLVWEIVDNSIDEALAGYCTEINVTIEEDNSITVKDNGRGIPVGIHEKMGRPAVEVIMTVLHAGGKFGGGGYKVSGGLHGVGASVVNALSTELEVTVHRDGKIHYQKYRRGVPCDDLKVIGESETTGTIVHFKPDPEIFQETTVFDYDTLANRLRELAFLNRGIKITIEDKREKDRRKNEYYYEGGIKSYVQHLNRTKEVLHDEPVYIEGEKEGLTVEIALQYNEGYTSNIYSFANNIHTYEGGTHESGFKTALTRVINDYARKNGIFKENEQNLTGEDVREGLTAIISIKHPDPQFEGQTKTKLGNSEARQITDSIFSEGFETFLLENPQEAKKIVEKGLMAARARLAAKKARELTRRKSALEVSNLPGKLADCSSKDPSISELYVVEGDSAGGSAKQGRDRHFQAILPLRGKIINVEKARLDKILSNNEVRAIITALGTGIGEDFDITKARYHKIVIMTDADVDGAHIRTLLLTFFYRYMREIIEKGYVYIAQPPLYKIQQGKRIEYAYNDRQLEQILAELPQQPKPSIQRYKGLGEMNPEQLWETTMDPKTRTLLQVTLEDAIEADETFEILMGDKVEPRRLFIEENARYVKNLDI
- a CDS encoding regulator of extracellular matrix RemA (YlzA/DUF370 family) (product_source=COG2052; cath_funfam=2.130.10.30; cog=COG2052; pfam=PF04025), coding for MYIHIGVNHVVLSREIVMIFDYKGTSSPIMEEYLKKNKSKIVQLANGETKSIIITDHTIFFSPLASSTLKKRAQYLYL
- a CDS encoding DNA replication and repair protein RecF (product_source=KO:K03629; cath_funfam=3.40.50.300; cog=COG1195; ko=KO:K03629; pfam=PF02463; superfamily=52540; tigrfam=TIGR00611), whose amino-acid sequence is MFIKELKLKNYRNYNHLEAVFENKVNVIIGENAQGKTNVMEAIYVLAMAKSHRTSNDKELIRWDEEYAKIEGRVEKNNRTVNLQLIVSKKGKKAKLNHIEQQKLSHYVGHMNIIMFAPEDLNLVKGSPQVRRRFIDMEIGQVSPIYLHELSKYQKIMQQRNHYLKQMQMKKQVNHHMLDVLTSQLSEAAAKIVLKRLEFINQLEKWAKPIHSGISRGLEELKIKYKPSVDVSDSQELSKIIEVYYEKFAKIKEKEMERGTTLVGPHRDDLIFYVNNRDVQTYGSQGQQRTTALSIKLAEIDLIHEEIGEYPILLLDDVLSELDDYRQSHLLNTIQGKVQTFVTTTSVDGIDHKTLNEAALFCVRAGQFG